A genomic window from Hyla sarda isolate aHylSar1 chromosome 10, aHylSar1.hap1, whole genome shotgun sequence includes:
- the SCAF1 gene encoding splicing factor, arginine/serine-rich 19: MAEDRQEQKQTQEDAEEEVTAEPTLTTEPTLSEDEQELSASIPEHDPPEVFCPGYIFLKVLQQVVGESKKTLYGVKDQKSKCSKSKKTCKKKPQKKTVEPEEANCLRAENENSNHEPTPDILFSLASALEYVEKTCSTITTGSRLQSSVEENLEYEDLYSLEEIDEIELLAEIRLGDVEGYSSTGSGIFRRDRHWRFQKSVCLSSSGLRLTEGQSAIEESASRPSRNEDTLEHLKCPLNIKPCTPRTLHRTSISSKCDLMQISKDVHPDRTLQQESPPRAAGVPGLLKPDKGLSDAFSVSRVQNKLCPNRTSLISSNNKFIKNLPDSLVSIGLALGNGTGVSGGQQRPLGGEGSTSNNQHSQPVGSLEKTDTSSSYSSSSSQNPTHSAGDSGTQDLDIYDPFHPTDEENVNGDYIYEDSPEKEMDEQEDQKYDPFDPTGSNPSSSAHSPSPYEDDDDDEIGSESHPEGRISEALAGIYDENSLSSEYHGLDKNKENSKSAECGKGTEEHEGGTEVNSNKIEQRLSKDPSDSASKSISKLDFEPYSPSSSIDLDTTDDMEVQEVSPEVTEEKNVVEPPAADSTLNEANPSDTSVESVRRVFTVDVGKDFDRSIDLTSEAESKSKVEIKVSLESLAKPDMKSYLRLEKIAKLGSESRSRHKRRHSSERRERDEDSDRKYDSEIEEGEIVQPDEDCFSPMPLFRSRCRVMERPLRMVEGDDFLSLHADSDEEGALQIDFGENSLDNRWKGLDLRRKITNQRRERYRKKSVSPKRVKKQSKSRSPSSSRSRKKNKRERKRSRERKRSKEPRPSGSWSSTKKLGKDSKDHRRSRSRSYNKVSRSRSRDRRRSRSWSPSISTSISAVGSCRTSAERRKSRRSKSKEKRRRWSHSGSTDRSRKDRHKEKHRSDVKKKKKRSRSKSRERDRDRQSSRHSNERKDKDKPRSRHSMDEPKVENPPLLERRRRDSRSVVPPSIQDLNNADLFTIKRTITVNPEEKLDREELLRTPELSGKREVLYDSEGLSFETYSDRETLDDRDGKCSRHFDRHSGKSDSGKRRLPMEFDSKRVEDARDSRQKISKERDRKRSYTDGSRERYKKRFKDAPEMEPEPLKLDREKVRSEKDKTPKKIKTSHKDSKGSSTRKVKLQSKVAVLIREGVSSTTSVKEVGSIGVKFSRDRESRSPFLKSEEKMTDIKSSRPKPETEDVKEPLLRPKKIKGLKTKTGVKKVKTAGTGGALVKTKGPLEKKKKKLKTKASLKKSKADSCSQEILSPIEAKDEPIWSDTEKTEIKIKPPSPPKPANEQELTPDSQTVDSSCKTPDVSFMPEELPPDPERSSDVEVDSLSEPKEEVPRPPPPPPPPPAPMSWNLQSGVDCATSGVLALTALLFKMEEANMASRAKAQELIQATNQILSHKPSTSLVSQPPPPPVLSSIGHSAPSYLLGGLPLSSSSSPPTPTGISGLTTQTMSGSTSSSFFNTTSISELGKQEGSTSSEGRGDTDKYLKKLHTQERAVEEVKLAIKPYYQRKEITKEDYKDILRKAVHKICHSKSGEINPVKVNNLVKAYVQRYKYFRKHGKKMDDDESSSSYRGKDQGGFEKALPPLPLI; this comes from the exons ATGGCCGAAGATCGCCAAGAACAGAAACAAACCCAGGAAGATGCTGAAGAGGAGGTCACAGCAGAACCCACACTGACAACTGAACCCACATTATCAGAAGATGAACAGGAGCTTTCTGCCAGCATCCCCGAACATGATCCTCCTGAAGTGTTCTGCCCCGGATACATCTTTCTG AAAGTTTTGCAACAAGTTGTCGGTGAAAGTAAGAAGACACTCTACGGGGTCAAAG ACCAAAAATCTAAATGTTCAAAGTCGAAAAAGACTTGTAAAAAGAAACCACAGAAAAAAACAGTGGAGCCAGAAGAGGCAAATTGTCTCCGTGCAGAAAATGAAAATTCT aatcatGAACCTACACCAGATATATTGTTTAGTCTGGCTAGTGCATTGGAATATGTTGAAAAGACTTGTAGTACAATCACAACGGGGTCTCGTCTCCAGTCTTCTGTAGAagagaacctagaatatgaagaCTTGTA TTCCTTGGAGGAAATAGATGAAATTGAACTTTTGGCAGAGATTAGACTTGGAGATGTTGAAGGTTATTCAAGTACGGGGTCAGGAATCTTTAGAAGAGATCGACACTGGAGATTCCAGAAATCAG TGTGCCTAAGTAGCTCAGGGCTGCGACTCACTGAAGGACAATCAGCAATAGAAGAGAGCGCATCCAGGCCTTCAAGAAATGAGGACACCCTGGAACATCTTAaatgccctctaaatataaaacCTTGTACGCCCAGGACATTGCACAGAACTAGCATTAGCTCAAAATGTGATTTAATGCAGATCTCAAAGGATGTTCATCCGGACAGGACTTTACAACAGGAAAGTCCTCCTAGAGCAGCTGGGGTACCAGGACTTCTGAAGCCTGACAAAGGTCTTTCGGACGCCTTCTCAGTGTCTCGAGTACAGAATAAACTTTGCCCAAACAGGACTAGTCTGATTAGTAGCAAtaataaatttattaaaaatctACCTGATTCTTTAGTGTCCATAGGACTGGCGCTAGGAAATGGCACTGGGGTATCAGGCGGACAACAAAGACCACTTGGTGGAGAAGGGTCCACCTCAAACAACCAACATTCACAGCCTGTTGGTTCTTTGGAAAAAACAGATACAAGTTCCTCCTATTCATCATCCTCTTCCCAGAATCCTACACACTCTGCTGGCGATAGTGGAACACAAGACCTAGATATTTATGACCCTTTTCACCCTACAGACGAGGAGAATGTGAATGGAGATTATATTTATGAGGACTCCCCAGAAAAGGAAATGGATGAGCAAGAGGATCAAAAATATGATCCCTTTGATCCTACCGGCTCTAATCCAAGTTCTTCTGCGCATAGTCCTTCACCATATGAAGATGACGATGATGATGAAATTGGGAGCGAGTCCCATCCTGAAGGTCGAATATCTGAAGCCTTGGCTggtatctatgatgaaaatagcTTAAGCTCAGAATATCATGGTTTAGACAAAAACAAGGAGAATTCAAAATCTGCTGAATGTGGTAAAGGGACAGAGGAGCATGAGGGTGGTACTGAAGTCAACAGTAATAAAATCGAGCAAAGACTTTCCAAAGATCCCTCAGACTCTGCTTCCAAAAGTATTTCGAAACTGGATTTTGAACCTTACAGTCCGAGCTCCAGCATAGACCTGGACACGACCGATGACATGGAGGTACAAGAAGTGTCTCCAGAAGtaactgaagaaaaaaatgttgttgAACCACCAGCTGCTGATTCAACCTTGAATGAAGCCAATCCATCAGATACCTCAGTGGAGTCAGTAAGACGAGTATTCACTGTAGATGTTGGTAAAGACTTTGATCGCAGTATAGACCTCACATCTGAAGCAGAGTCAAAATCTAAGGTTGAAATTAAAGTATCGCTAGAGTCTTTAGCAAAACCTGACATGAAGTCCTACCTACGGTTAGAAAAAATTGCCAAACTTGGAAGCGAGTCAAGATCACGTCACAAACGGAGACACTCCTCCGAAAGGAGGGAACGTGATGAGGACTCTGATCGGAAATATGATTCTGAGATTGAAGAAGGAGAAATTGTTCAGCCAGATGAAGACTGTTTTAGCCCAATGCCTTTGTTCCGCAGCCGGTGTCGTGTCATGGAGAGACCACTAAGGATGGTTGAAGGAGATGACTTTCTGTCTTTGCATGCAGATTCAGATGAGGAAGGGGCTTTGCAGATTGATTTTGGTGAAAATTCATTGGATAACCGATGGAAAGGGCTGGACCTTAGACGTAAAATCACAAATCAGCGGCGGGAGAGATACCGTAAAAAGTCAGTGTCACCTAAAAGAGTTAAAAAGCAGTCAAAATCTCGCTCTCCTTCCAGCTCTCGTAgccgtaaaaaaaacaaacgagAAAGAAAAAGGTCAAGAGAACGAAAAAGGTCAAAAGAACCAAGGCCATCTGGTTCCTGGTCCAGTACAAAAAAGCTGGGAAAGGACAGTAAGGACCACAGGCGTTCTAGGTCACGCTCTTACAATAAGGTTTCTCGATCTCGGTCTAGAGACCGAAGGAGATCACGTTCTTGGTCTCCTTCGATTAGCACCAGCATATCTGCTGTGGGCTCCTGTCGTACATCGGCTGAAAGAAGGAAAAGCCGAAGGTCAAAATCAAAAGAGAAAAGGCGTCGATGGTCTCATTCTGGTAGCACTGACCGGTCTCGAAAAGATAGACACAAAGAGAAACATCGTTCAGatgtaaagaaaaagaagaaaagatcACGTTCTAAATCtagggagagagacagagacagacagtctTCACGTCACTCAAATGAAAGGAAGGATAAAGATAAACCAAGATCTAGGCACTCCATGGATGAGCCCAAGGTGGAAAATCCTCCATTATTAGAAAGAAGGCGTCGAGACAGTCGGTCTGTAGTGCCGCCTTCTATTCAGGATCTCAATAATGCTGATCTTTTTACTATTAAGCGAACTATCACGGTTAATCCAGAAGAGAAATTAGATAGGGAGGAGTTGCTTCGCACTCCAGAGCTGTCTGGAAAAAGAGAAGTTCTTTATGATTCTGAAGGGCTAAGTTTTGAAACATATTCTGACCGTGAAACTCTAGATGACAGGGATGGTAAATGTAGTCGGCATTTTGACAGGCATTCGGGGAAATCTGACTCTGGCAAGAGGAGGCTACCCATGGAATTTGACTCAAAGCGGGTAGAGGATGCTAGAGACAGTAGACAGAAAATCTCTAAAGAGCGGGATAGAAAGAGATCCTACACAGATGGCAGCAGAGAAAGATATAAAAAGAGGTTCAAAGATGCTCCTGAAATGGAACCAGAGCCCTTAAAGCTAGACAGAGAAAAGGTTCGTTCAGAAAAAGATAAGACTCCTAAGAAAATTAAGACCAGTCATAAAGATAGCAAAGGAAGCTCGACCAGGAAGGTTAAACTTCAGTCTAAAGTAGCTGTTTTGATCCGTGAAGGAGTGAGCAGTACAACCTCGGTGAAAGAAGTCGGTTCCATTGGGGTAAAGTTTAGTCGGGATAGAGAGAGCCGTTCTCCATTCCTCAAGTCAGAAGAAAAGATGACAGATATAAAGAGTAGTAGGCCCAAACCAGAAACTGAAGATGTAAAAGAACCTCTCTTAaggcccaaaaaaataaaaggcttAAAAACCAAGACCGGCGTTAAGAAAGTAAAGACTGCAGGGACCGGAGGAGCTCTAGTTAAAACTAAGGGACCGctagagaagaagaaaaagaagctgAAAACAAAGGCCTCCCTCAAGAAGTCTAAAGCCGATAGTTGTAGTCAGGAGATCCTAAGCCCGATTGAAGCCAAAGACGAACCAATTTGGTCAGATACTGAGAAGACTGAGATTAAAATAAAACCCCCCAGTCCGCCCAAACCAGCCAATGAGCAGGAGCTCACCCCTGATTCACAGACTGTAGACAGTAGCTGCAAGACGCCGGATGTGTCATTCATGCCTGAGGAACTCCCTCCAGACCCAGAGAGAAGTTCTGATGTGGAGGTTGATAGTCTTTCAGAACCTAAAGAAGAAGTTCCCCGTCCACCACCGCCGCCTCCACCACCTCCTGCGCCAATGTCATGGAACCTGCAGTCAGGAGTAGATTGTGCCACAAGTGGGGTTTTGGCCT TGACTGCTTTACTCTTCAAGATGGAAGAAGCGAACATGGCGAGCAGAGCCAAGGCGCAGGAGCTCATCCAAGCTACCAATCAG atCCTCAGTCACAAGCCTTCTACCTCATTGGTCAGCCAGCCTCCACCTCCACCCGTCTTGTCGTCTATTGGTCATTCAGCTCCTTCATACCTTCTCGGTGGTCTTCCCCTCAGTAGTAGCTCCAGTCCTCCTACCCCCACTGGAATTTCAGGCCTAACCACACAGACTATGTCCGGAAGTACATCCAGCTCGTTCTTCAACACTACATCTATCTCTGAGCTGGGAAAACAGGAAGGCAGCACCAGCTCTGAAGGCAGAGGAGACACGGACAAG TACTTGAAGAAGCTGCATACACAGGAGAGAGCCGTGGAAGAGGTGAAATTGGCCATTAAGCCGTATTATCAGCGGAAAGAGATCACAAAGGAAGATTACAAAGATATACTGAGAAAGGCCGTACATAAG ATCTGTCACAGCAAAAGTGGAGAAATTAACCCCGTCAAGGTAAACAACTTGGTGAAAGCCTACGTCCAGCGATACAAGTACTTCCGGAAACACGGCAAGAAAATGGACGATGATGAGAGCAGCAGCAGTTACCGTGGAAAGGACCAGGGTGGCTTTGAAAAGGCATTACCCCCTTTACCGTTAATTTGA